TAATAAGCCCAGAATTAGCCTAGGCTATAAACCTCATAAACGAGGCTTTAGGAAGCTCAACAGGTTGATCGCCGCGATTCTGGCCGGAGTCATGTTTATGCCGATCGCCTCACCGGTATTGGCGGGCGATCCATTCAGGACTGATAATCCCAGCGGCATTGGTGCAGAAACCGAAGCGGCCTTTGAGCTGATGTTTCGGGATGGCAATTTCCTGGAAGCTCAAGAAACGGTCGATCGCGCCTTTGCCACCGAAGCCGATGAGCCATTGCTCCATGCCATGAAAGCTTCGTTGTACTACATGAACAACAAAGATGCTGGCGAAAATCTGGAATTCATGCGCGACTATGCAATCAGAACTCGCAAGGCTGCCCAAGCCCTAATGTCCGAAAATCCAATGCGAGGACACCTCTATACTGGTGCGAGCTATTTACTTGAAGCGGGCTATGAAGTAACCAAGAAAGGGGTGGTGCGTGGTGCCGCCAGGGGTCTATCTCTGGTGCAACAAGCCCTTGATCAGATTGAGCTAGCGGCCGAAATTGCCCCCGATGACCCAGAACTAAATTTAATTAAAGGTTATATGGACATGCTGGTGGCTTCGGTGGTGCCATTGGCCGACCTCGAAGATGCTCTGGGTAGTTTGCGTAAGGCGGGTCCTGAATATTTGAAATGGCGGGGGATCGCCCTGGGCTATCGAGATGCCAAGTTACCCAATGAAGCCCTGGCCGCGGTAGAAAAAGCCCTAGTGCATTCACCGGACAATCCAGAAATTGTTTACCTGAAAGGACAAATTTTGTGGATGAAGCGCGATCACGAAAAAGGATTGAGCGACTCCGAGAAAACCAAGCTTTCGCAGGATGCCGAGTTCTACTTCCGGCAAGCTTTGACTAAGCACGAGCAGATGGCTCCGGCAGTGGCCGAAGAGATCGCCGAGCAATGTAAGGGCTTAACTGGTGCCGATTGTATTTAGAATCTAGCCAACACCATAAAAATAAGGCGATCGCCTCCTCCCTAGAGCCAGGGTAGTAAGAGCGATCGTCTTAAATTTAATAATTCAATTTAACTCAATGACATTAGCCCTCAAACAAATCCAGATCGGTAACTGCACCAAAACAACTGGAAGAGACCAGCTTGGCATATTTGGCCAGCACCCCTTTGGTATATCTGGGTTGGGGTGGTTGCCAACTCGCGCGGCGTTTTTCTAACTCTTGATCCGAAACATGCAACTCCAGCAATCGCTGCCCCGCATCGATCGTAATCGAGTCGCCCTCCTGCACCAGGGCGATCGTGCCGCCGACAAAAGCTTCCGGAGCCACGTGTCCCACCACCAAACCATAGGTGCCACCGGAAAAACGACCATCGGTAATCAAACCAACGGAATCGCCTAAACCCGCACCAATGATCGCACTGGTTGGCGCTAGCATCTCTCGCATCCCAGGGCCTCCCTTGGGGCCTTCATAGCGTACTACTACCACATCACCGGGCTTAATTTGCTTATCCAGGATCGCCTTCAGGCATTCTTCTTCCGATTCAAATACCCGCGCTGGCCCGGTAATATTGGCCTTCTTGATCCCAGTGATTTTAGCTACACCACCTTCGGTCGCCAGGTTACCCCGCAGGATCGCCAGGTGGCCTTGCTTATAAATTGGGTTATCCCAGGCATGAATTACAGGTTGGTCGGGACTGGGCGCATCGGGTACATTGGCTAAAACTTCCGCGATCGTCTGGCCAGTGATTGTCAGTGCATCGCCATGTAATACGCCATTGACCAGTAGCATTTTCATCACTTGAGGGATACCGCCAGCTTTGTGTAAGTCAGTGGCCACATACTTACCAGATGGCTTGAGATCGCAGAGTACAGGCACCTTAGCGCGGATTGTCTCAAAATCATCCAGACTCAGTTCTACGCCAGCAGCATTAGAAATTGCCAACAGGTGCAACACTGCATTAGTGGATCCACCCACCGCCATAATCACGGCGATCGCATTTTCAAACGCTTTACGGGTCAGGATTTGGCGCGGCAAAATTTGCTTGCGGATCGCATCTACTAATACTTCCGCTGACTTGGCGGTGCTATCGGCTTTTTCCTGGTCTTCAGCCGCCATGGTCGAGGAATAGATCAGGCTCATCCCCATTGCTTCAAAGGCCGAGGACATCGTATTGGCCGTGTACATACCACCGCAAGAACCAGCGCCAGGGCAAGCATTCCGCTCGATCGCCATTAATTCTTCATCGCCCATCTTGCCAGCGCTATGTTGTCCCACTGCCTCGAAGGCACTAACCACGGTCAGGTCTTGGCCATTGTAATGACCAGGCTTGATCGTACCGCCATAGACAAAAATGGCCGGAATATTCATCCGCGCGATCGCTAGCATTGCCCCCGGCATGTTCTTGTCACAGCCACCGATCGCCAATACTCCATCCATGCTCTGGCCATTGCAAGCGGTTTCGATCGAGTCGGCAATCACTTCCCGCGACACCAGCGAATATTTCATCCCCTCTGTGCCCATGGAGATCCCATCGGAGATCGTAATGGTGCCAAACATCTGCGGCATTGCGCCCGATGCTTTGATTTGCGCTTCGGCTCTGAGAGCTAAAGCATTAATGCCCATATTGCAAGGGGTGATCGTGCTGTAGCCATTGGCCAGACCTACGATCGGCTTATTAAAATCATTGTCGCCAAAACCCACGGCGCGGAGCATGGCTCGGTTGGGCGATCGCGCTACGCCTGAGGTGATTACCTGACTTCTGCGGTTATCTGACATGGCTCTACCTTTAACTTAAAATTCAATAATTCAAAAATTCAATAATTAACTCGATTCATTTGCACACAATACTTTGCACACAATACATAGTAGGCAAGAAATATTTAGCCCAAATGCATGTGCCATGCTTATTCAAAGCGCTCTATTTACTCCGTGCTATTTCAACATCCGTGCTATTTCAATAGAGGTGTTGGGCAAGATCGATATGTCTATTAACAATTGCACAGAATCAATCACTATGCTTGCAAAATGAGGTATCTAAGATCTGCGTTAGCACCCCACCTAAATAGATGCCAAATCTGTAGCTAAAATCCTGATTGACATTGCATCAGCTTGGACTTTAGGAAGAGATTTACACTTTGCTGAGAATGTCATTTTAAAAGCAAAAGAGATTTAAATTTCTATTTGAAACTCTATGTTACAGAAATATTCTATTGTCATTATTAGCGATCGCCCAGTCGCCCAACTATAAAACCGCCAATCCCATATCTAGACTACAACAACACCAACTTAAAGCCTCGATTGTCTTATGTCTGATATTGGCTGGTTTTCTACGTGAATTGTCGTAAATCAGCGATCGCATATTTGTACTCCCAATTACATCTGTTATGATGCTTTGTCAGTAACCCGTTTAGGTTCTGGATTTGGCTGCCCCGAAATGAATCACATTATCCGTGCTTGTAAGCACTTATATAGATATGCATACCAATATGTATATTTATATGTGTATCAATATGTATATCAATTCTGGTTAAACCGCTCGGCGAGGCGATCGCCCCAACCCTCTTTGCGATCGCTAGGCTCTCGGCATCAATGGCAACATTGGCGTTTGTGGCGATCATGGCGTAGGTATTTTGCCATTTTTATGGTTAGCCTGGCGGTGAGTTTGTTTAGTTATGGTTGTGGTGAAAGTAAGATTGCCCAATGCAATGAATTGATCACGATCGCCAATAAGATCCATACGATCGATATATCCACTGATGCCGATGGATTGAATGATCTGGCTAATCAATTGGATCAAATTAAGGCGGAAATGCAAACTGCCGAAATTAGCGATCGGCAACTCCAGGAAATTCAAGAGCGGCTGGTGGATGTTTATACGGTGGCCAGTCAGGGGGAAAGGGATAGCAGTGCGGCAAAGCAAAGTGGCGATCCAGGTATGCTAGAGCGTGCCAGTGAACAAATTCAAGATGCGATCGCGCGGAGTGAATCGATCGC
The sequence above is a segment of the Pseudanabaena sp. PCC 7367 genome. Coding sequences within it:
- a CDS encoding Sll0314/Alr1548 family TPR repeat-containing protein, which codes for MKARNNPNKIFRISNKPRISLGYKPHKRGFRKLNRLIAAILAGVMFMPIASPVLAGDPFRTDNPSGIGAETEAAFELMFRDGNFLEAQETVDRAFATEADEPLLHAMKASLYYMNNKDAGENLEFMRDYAIRTRKAAQALMSENPMRGHLYTGASYLLEAGYEVTKKGVVRGAARGLSLVQQALDQIELAAEIAPDDPELNLIKGYMDMLVASVVPLADLEDALGSLRKAGPEYLKWRGIALGYRDAKLPNEALAAVEKALVHSPDNPEIVYLKGQILWMKRDHEKGLSDSEKTKLSQDAEFYFRQALTKHEQMAPAVAEEIAEQCKGLTGADCI
- the ilvD gene encoding dihydroxy-acid dehydratase, translating into MSDNRRSQVITSGVARSPNRAMLRAVGFGDNDFNKPIVGLANGYSTITPCNMGINALALRAEAQIKASGAMPQMFGTITISDGISMGTEGMKYSLVSREVIADSIETACNGQSMDGVLAIGGCDKNMPGAMLAIARMNIPAIFVYGGTIKPGHYNGQDLTVVSAFEAVGQHSAGKMGDEELMAIERNACPGAGSCGGMYTANTMSSAFEAMGMSLIYSSTMAAEDQEKADSTAKSAEVLVDAIRKQILPRQILTRKAFENAIAVIMAVGGSTNAVLHLLAISNAAGVELSLDDFETIRAKVPVLCDLKPSGKYVATDLHKAGGIPQVMKMLLVNGVLHGDALTITGQTIAEVLANVPDAPSPDQPVIHAWDNPIYKQGHLAILRGNLATEGGVAKITGIKKANITGPARVFESEEECLKAILDKQIKPGDVVVVRYEGPKGGPGMREMLAPTSAIIGAGLGDSVGLITDGRFSGGTYGLVVGHVAPEAFVGGTIALVQEGDSITIDAGQRLLELHVSDQELEKRRASWQPPQPRYTKGVLAKYAKLVSSSCFGAVTDLDLFEG